The Cucurbita pepo subsp. pepo cultivar mu-cu-16 chromosome LG05, ASM280686v2, whole genome shotgun sequence nucleotide sequence ACAACTACCATGGCCCACACTCCCTCCACCTCCATTTTCCCCCCTTATAAATtctctccctttcttttcctctaagcccccccccccccccNNNNNNNNNNNNNNNNNNNNNNNNNNNNNNNNNNNNNNNNNNNNNNNNNNNNNNNNNNNNNNNNNNNNNNNNNNNNNNNNNNNNNNNNNNNNNNNNNNNNNNNNNNNNNNNNNNNNNNNNNNNNNNNNNNNNNNNNNNNNNNNNNCTAAGCCCCCCCCCCCCCACCAATTTACAATATTCTCCTCCTCCCCCTTCATTTTCCACAAAATTCATGGAGAAATCTGTCAATTCATCCATCCAGCAATTCCCTCACCCACTCCCTTCCTTCTCCAcctcctccgccgccaccGCTGTCGAAGAAAGTGCCTGGACTGCCTATTTGGACGATCCCTCCGACGACGCCTACAGCCTcgccacctcctcctccttgcTCTCTGACGCCGCTTCTCACGCCGCTTACAAACTCTCCGCCTCTTCACCGCCTCTCTCCGACCACCTTAAAATCCCCAAAAAATTGTCTCTCAAGCCTAAAGCTCAGTTTTTTGTTGACACTTCTCTTGAAGATACCGCCAGCTCTCCCGATAATAGCCCCAAGGtgaataaaaacaacaattattgttattattattttttaatttggccTTGAAATCATGTCGTGTGTTCTAGGTTGCTGATTTTGGGCCGTTCGATGGGAATAATTATCGAAGAAAAAGCTCTCTGGTAACGTTACTTTTAATcttgaacacgactctctaccaTCGTATGATGTTGTtcattttgaacataaactttcatgactttgctttttactccgaattttttttttctttttcgctCTTTTGTTTCTGAGaagatttctttgttttatggGACAGGGAAATGGGAGGAAAATGGGAGAGAAATATAGAGATCATGAAATGAAGACTCATGAATATACGGACTTGAAAAAGAGAGGATTATGCTTGGTCCCTTTGTCCATGTTGGCCAATTACTTGGGTTAACCACGATCTTACTCGTACTAGTGTGCAGCCAATTCAAACATAGTTCAACAGATAGATCATCGACTTCCATTTCAAAGATGCGTGGTTCGATCTTTCACTGAagctcaaaaaaaaaaaaaaaaaaaaccgtgtGTATATGATAGTGAAAATTATAGTATTTTCGTTGTAATCAACAACTACCCATCTGGGTTTTACAAGCACGACTTTCTTAGTCGGCTTATATTCAATAGGTAAGTTTAATTTCATCTTGAATTACTAATTTAGAACTTCaatagtaaaattttaaattatcaaatgataaaaaattaattttgttggggaaaaagataattaatataattatttaggcAAATGGggtaattataaaatttaggcTCAATTATAGCCCTATGATGATGGTTGGTCCAAAATTCGAATTAGCGTGAAAGTAAGgtaccaaattttaattaattttatttttccaactAAACGTGGGTCCCATTTCCACGACCAATCAGAGCGTTGAAACTCAGTGTTATGCACGATTCAAATAAAACGCCGTCTGGAATTACCTACCAAatccctttttatttatttatttatttataaaatattatgaaattaattccgtaataataaataaataaataaaattttaatatagacTACTTTTTAAgattgaaataaaacaaaataatatttaaatgagaGAGAATATTTATGCAATCCAAGGTAATAATTGctcgtttttttctttaaaattactcaatttatttattttttaattaataaattgtcGCTGGTTTTATGGAGCGTCAAATACCAAATCGaaataataattctttaatagattgatttatttattttctaattttgatttatactCAATCTCCTGCAGGcctaaatattattattatttttattattttgtctatTATCTTCtaattataatcattttaaataattattttggctcattttatttatagattgCATCAAGTAATTAATAAGTCTTTgtttaactatttatttatttattttattaacaaaataaataataattgattgGAAATACGCAGGCCAAGTAATTAAATGTGGCGTGCTTGTGCATGCATATTtcttgaatttaattaaaaggaaTTAAAAGGAATAACTAACGATCTCGAGATAGTTCGAACCTATTCGAGTACGTGCTAGTAGACAATCAAACTTTTTCGGAGAAAATTAGGTTTTAGCCTCGTTGGTCTCTCATGCTCGTCACAATACGGGTTTCAACAAAGCAGATTTAGTCATTAGTAAAGCGGAAGTTAACCAACGTACTATCGTGAAAGTTATTTAAATGTCGTAACTTAAGACTCTAATAGTTGGAACCGTTCTATTCGTAGTTCGAGGACTAGTTGGTAGACTTTTTAGTTCTCTTTTTGGGTCTGCTAATATCTcttaaattcatatttatatttggttGGTTAAgtcattaattttgaaaaattattcaggTGGTTGCGTGATTcacttttagcttataacatttattcttttaaattattttcaacgtaTTTTATCGCtcacgttttttaaaatatttctctcaaacATGACTCAAtactcgagcatacgtcgacGTTGTCTATAAATCCAAAATTCTTACAACTGACTTGTTCActaggttagaacaagtgttaCACAATTGATGTTTCGCTGCttcaagagtgcgattgtgacgatatatatataaccataACACAATGAATCAAACATGTTTCAAATAATACACACATAAATGTGTCGGTGAAgattttaacataaataagTTATGTCGGCAAATCTCATTGATATTAAAtcgaaaagaaaacaatatttcaaaactttacCTTTTTTTCAACTCTTAAACCAACCCgttttgagtttgaaaataaatcaagagaattttgattgatttaaCTCGAGACGATGACGATGAATTTGGTTGGAAAAAATAATGCGTCTAGAACGGATTAAGTTAAAAGGCAGCTAgattttagatttataaacATTGATCCTGGTTCACTAATGTCACATCAAAGTGTCACAAATGGTTAATATGGTTGCCACTTTTAAGACCATTATTAAATATCAGTTAATCACCAACTTAATTAGATAAGCCCTTTTGTTATCAAGTTTGGTGATCCATCCCTTACTCAGACTTTCAATCACGATCACGATGTGATTTACATTACTTAATCTTTCGATAAGATTAGTTGAAAATCAAGACTCGTATgttgtaatagtctaagtcCATTGTTAATAGATACTGTTCGTTTTGAtctgttacatatcatcgttGTCTCTAAATATACGTAATtgacaaataatttttctaattttgacGTATCGAgtaaacattctttataaacaTGTTGAAAACTAGAAATAATATAGAATAAACAtagtatttaacaaatttatttctttatattcAATGATAAATAGCTACGAGTGACGTTGTCGTAAtctcattaaataattttttacgataaaaaaacattagggTCCACCGTTCTCCAAATGTGCAAAATAATGGTTAGGGTTTGGCATATAATTGTGTTTAAATAAGTGAATCAAACCAAATAATGTGTGTGAATAGATACTT carries:
- the LOC111795692 gene encoding vascular-related unknown protein 1; the protein is MEKSVNSSIQQFPHPLPSFSTSSAATAVEESAWTAYLDDPSDDAYSLATSSSLLSDAASHAAYKLSASSPPLSDHLKIPKKLSLKPKAQFFVDTSLEDTASSPDNSPKVADFGPFDGNNYRRKSSLGNGRKMGEKYRDHEMKTHEYTDLKKRGLCLVPLSMLANYLG